The Pseudomonadota bacterium genome contains a region encoding:
- a CDS encoding sulfurtransferase, whose translation MLGLLTAAVMTAGLAGCGGSEDTLALAITDASGNPVAVQINTAAQIAQVSDDDYDNNLNGLITGATLKRWKDNWVTERPAGVTGKLVILQLAAGAAGNEYISSSDPNVYTYLISSSELVQTRSNGVVTTVSMVPDGATVDAFLATYNIDPTRDMIVCAMGGGSNPLAMQQGRCWYMLRYWGVAKDHLALLNGSNAWQVTSGGMVGGDFAATADTAPGTGTASVRQLPQDNTALQATLQDVMAVTTAIDQNNLNDGVFIWDARNAAQYGGTGFQNNGSRAGHPNGALLLDYSNLLVAAEGYRYKDKADLQNYLNGDTDGGGNGFVDAIGLLGSGNAYQSGDTVITYCETTFRAMVTGVATGVILGLPTRFYDGAMTEWNSMSNIVAWDGMPILPADSQWRTDTVDRSFFIQAADPNNIAPRTIDDPYATNAQAIILADKNYKRGSSGGSGSGGGGGLPPNPCGG comes from the coding sequence ATGTTGGGATTGTTGACGGCGGCGGTGATGACTGCCGGTCTTGCCGGGTGCGGGGGAAGCGAGGATACGCTGGCGCTTGCCATTACCGATGCCAGCGGCAATCCGGTCGCAGTACAGATCAATACCGCGGCACAGATTGCGCAGGTGTCGGATGACGATTATGACAACAATCTCAATGGCCTGATAACGGGTGCGACGCTCAAGCGCTGGAAGGACAACTGGGTTACCGAGCGTCCCGCAGGTGTTACCGGGAAGCTGGTGATCCTGCAGCTCGCCGCCGGTGCAGCTGGCAATGAATACATCAGTTCCAGTGACCCGAACGTATACACCTACCTGATCTCCAGCTCGGAGCTCGTGCAGACCCGTTCCAACGGCGTGGTCACGACGGTGAGCATGGTGCCGGACGGCGCAACCGTGGATGCATTCCTGGCCACTTACAACATCGATCCCACGCGCGACATGATCGTCTGCGCCATGGGTGGCGGGAGTAACCCACTTGCCATGCAACAGGGTCGCTGCTGGTACATGCTCCGTTACTGGGGCGTGGCCAAGGACCATTTGGCGCTGCTCAACGGTTCGAATGCCTGGCAGGTTACCAGCGGCGGTATGGTGGGCGGGGATTTTGCGGCCACAGCGGATACCGCGCCCGGCACGGGAACCGCCTCGGTACGCCAGTTGCCGCAGGACAATACTGCGCTGCAGGCCACGCTGCAGGATGTGATGGCGGTGACTACAGCCATCGATCAAAACAATCTCAACGATGGGGTTTTCATCTGGGATGCGCGTAATGCTGCCCAGTACGGCGGCACCGGTTTCCAGAACAACGGTTCGCGGGCTGGTCACCCCAACGGCGCATTGTTGCTTGATTACAGCAACCTGCTAGTGGCGGCCGAGGGTTATCGCTACAAGGACAAGGCGGATCTGCAGAACTATCTGAATGGGGATACCGATGGGGGTGGCAACGGGTTCGTAGATGCCATCGGTCTGCTTGGTTCCGGTAACGCCTATCAGTCGGGTGACACCGTCATCACCTACTGTGAAACCACCTTCCGCGCCATGGTCACCGGCGTAGCGACCGGTGTGATCCTGGGGCTGCCCACCCGCTTCTACGACGGCGCCATGACGGAGTGGAACTCCATGTCGAATATCGTTGCCTGGGATGGTATGCCCATCCTGCCAGCCGATTCGCAATGGCGTACAGATACGGTTGATCGCTCGTTCTTTATCCAGGCGGCGGATCCGAACAACATTGCGCCACGCACCATTGACGATCCCTATGCAACCAACGCCCAGGCCATAATTCTCGCCGACAAGAACTATAAACGCGGTTCGAGTGGGGGTAGCGGGAGTGGCGGCGGAGGCGGCCTACCGCCCAATCCCTGCGGCGGTTGA
- a CDS encoding sulfurtransferase TusA family protein, whose amino-acid sequence MAVKFERVSDGEFLLDVCSYVCPHPQMYTKKAMQKMQSGDVLTLIFDNPSSGESIISMCESEGNDLIERDDSGGTFTWKIRKG is encoded by the coding sequence ATGGCGGTGAAGTTCGAACGGGTCAGTGATGGGGAATTTCTACTCGATGTGTGCAGCTATGTCTGTCCTCACCCGCAAATGTACACCAAGAAGGCGATGCAGAAGATGCAATCTGGCGACGTGCTTACGCTGATTTTTGACAATCCGTCGTCTGGCGAATCGATCATTTCCATGTGTGAATCCGAGGGCAACGATTTGATCGAACGCGACGATAGCGGCGGCACCTTCACCTGGAAGATTCGCAAGGGATGA